The DNA sequence TTTCAGCCGGAAAGCCCTTTTCGTGCATTTGTCGGGTTCGATCCATGATGTAGTCCACCGCTTTCCGCGTTTCCTCGTGGGTCAGATCATCCTTAACCATTTTTGTTCCCCGGCCTGTGTACACCAGATGGTAAAAGCACGCCCGCGTAATTTTTCGTTCCTCGATTAAATCAAAAATCTGCGGCAAATCCTGCACGTTTATGCCGTTCATCGTGAAGCGCAATCCCACCTTGACTCCGGCTTCCTGACAATTTTTGATTCCTTCCATCGCCAAATCAAATGCACCCTTCATTCCCCGAAAGCGGTCGTTTGTTTCCTTCATGCCATCCAGGCTGATTCCAACGTACGACACACCCAGGGTCTTCAGGCGCTGCGCCACCTCCCGGGTAATCAGCGTTCCGTTTGTTGAGAAAACCGTACGGATTCCCTTTCCGATGGAGTAAGCGACCAGTTCAAAAATATCCTTTCGGCGGAAGGGTTCACCGCCGGAAAACAACAGGACCGGCACACCAAAATCGGCCAGGTCATCAATAAAGGCCTTTCCCTGCTCGGTCGTCATCTCGCCGGGATAATCGATATCCTGGGACTGCGAGTAGCAGTGAATGCAATGCAAATTGCAGCGTCGGGTTACATTCCAGACCACAATTGGCTTTTTATCCAGTGAAAATTGCAGCAGGTGAGCCGGCAATTTTTTTGACTTCCGTCCGTATCGCAGCGGATCCGATGGTTCAACGGTTCCACAATAAAGTTTTGAAATCCCAATCATTTGAGTCCCTTTCTAATGTTTTTTCTCATATGCTACAAGTGCCTCTACCAGATTCCGAATTGTAAACTGCTCGGGTTCCACCGTTACCCGAAAACCAAATTTCTGTGCCGTTTGTGTCGTAATGGGCCCGATGCTGGCAACCTTGACCGTTCGACTGATTTCTGGAATCCGCTCTTCGCCGACCAACCGAACAAAATTTTTGACGGTAGAAGAGCTGGTAAATGTAATCCAATCGGGAAAGTTTTGTTTTTCCCGAAACAGCTCCCGGGCGCGGACGCGTGACTGCTCATCCACTAACGTCCGGTAAACGGTCACTTCGGCCACAGCTGCGCCCATCTTTTTTAATTCCTGCGGTAAAACATCCCGGGCTTCCGCCGCCCGGGCCAAAACCACGGTTTGATCTTTTAAATGGATGGAACGAAAGGCATCAACCAACCCTTCAGCAACAAATGTTTTCGGTTCCAAATCCGGGACGAGTCCAAATTCCTTCAGTGCCGCACTGGTTCCGGAGCCCATGCTGGCAATCTTTACCGGTCCCAGCCACCGCACATCCATTCCGTTGGCAAACAACCGTTTCATCCATTGGCGGACTCCATTTTCACTGGTAAAAACCAGCCAATCTGGTTTTTTTTCTTTCTGAAACACCTGATCGACCGGAAGCCAGGAGTCGGGGTCAGAAATCCTGATAGTCGGCAAAAGATGAACCTCCGCACCATTTTCGCGCAGCCGGTTACCCAATGCGCTTGCCTGGTGCCGGGCCCGCGTCACAACAATGCGCGTGCCTGCCAGGGGCAGCCGCTCAAACCAGGCCAATTTCGATCGGAGCCGGATGACCTCCCCCACCACAATGAGGGCAGGCGGTGTCATCTTGGCTTCCCGCACCTTTTCTACAATGGTTTTCAGCGTCCCTTCCACGACCCGTTGATCTGGGAGGGTTCCTCTTCGAACCAGCGCAGCCGGTGTTTCAGGCGGTTTTCCATTCTTCAAAAGCTGTTCCACAATTTCGGGAAGATGACCCACCCCCATGTAAAAAACCAGGGTGCTTTTTTCCTGTGCCAGGGAGGCCCAATTGATATCAGAGTCCCGTTTTGTTGGGTCTTCATGCCCGGTTACAAACGTCAGAGAAGAATCGAATCCGCGGACGGTGGCAGGAATTCCGGCATAGCCGAGTGCAGCGACCCCGGCCGTCACACCCGGAACAACTTCAAACGGAATGCCCGACTCCTCAAGTGCCAGGGCTTCCTCCGCACCACGGCCAAACACATAGGGATCGCCCCCCTTCAATCGGACAACCATCGCATTTTCACGGGCCTTTTCCACAAGAAGCTGATTGATTTTTTCCTGCCGAAGGGTGTGTTTTCCCGCTTTTTTCCCCACGTAAATCTTTTCTGACTCTTGGGGAGATTCACGCAGCAACTCCGGATTTACCAGATTGTCGTAAATCACGACATCTGCTTTTCTCAAAATCTTCAGTCCCTTTTGGGTGATCAAACCCGGGTCGCCCGGCCCTGCACCCACAAGATAAACCTTACCCATTCAATAGATCTCCTCAAGACTTTGTGTGATCGCCTCAAAGGCAAATTCCAGATCGGCCTGGGTCATGGCTGTGGAAAGAAACACCGTTTCGTAGGCGGAAGGCGGAAAATAAACACCCTTTTCGAGCAAGGCATTAAAGAATTGGGAATACTTTTGGGTGTCCGTTTCGGATGCCTCCGAAAAGTTGCCGACAGGTCCCTTTGTAAAAAAGATCGTAAACATGGATCCGATCTGGTTTATGCACAAAGGGAGTTCTTTGGTTTGAATCCACCTTTTTAGACGATCGGTAAACCCGTTCGCCTTTTCATTCAATTGAAACCAGAGGTCATTTTTCTGAAGAAAGTCAAGTGTGGCCCATCCGGCGGCCATCGCCAGGGGATTTCCCGAAAGTGTGCCCGCCTGATAAACAGGGCCGGCAGGAGCCAGAGCATCCATCACCTCGCATCGCCCACCCACGGCTCCCACCGGCAGCCCACCGCCAATTATTTTTCCAAAACAGGTCAGGTCGGGTTCAATTCCATAAACTTTTTGTGCGCCCCCTTCGGACAGGCGAAATCCCGTAATCACCTCATCGAAAATCAGAAGACTTTTTGTCTTCCGGGTAATTGCCCGCAGCCGCGACAGGAAATCCGCATCGGGAAGAATGGTCCCCATGTTGCCTGCCACCGGTTCCACAATAATTGCGGCCAGTTCGTCTCCATGCGTCTGGGCCCATTTTTCGACCGCTTTCCAGTCGTTATAAGGAGCAAGAAGGGTGTCGGCAGCCAGGCTTTTGGGAACGCCCGGCGACCCCGGAATACCCAACGTGGCCACGCCCGAACCGGCTTTCATCAAAAAAGAGTCGGAATGCCCGTGGTAACAGCCTTCAAATTTAAGTATTTTATCTCTTCCGGTAAATCCGCGAGCCAGACGAACCGCTGTCATTGTCGCCTCGGTTCCGGAATTCACCATTCGCACCTTCTCCACCGAAGGTACCATTTGGACCACCT is a window from the Calditrichota bacterium genome containing:
- the hemL gene encoding glutamate-1-semialdehyde 2,1-aminomutase: MNQKNSDILFERAQKVIPGGVNSPVRAFGSVGGTPLFMEKGEGAYLYDADGNRYLDFVSSWGPLILGHRHPVVLEAVKKAADRGTSFGTPTKAEVELAEKVVQMVPSVEKVRMVNSGTEATMTAVRLARGFTGRDKILKFEGCYHGHSDSFLMKAGSGVATLGIPGSPGVPKSLAADTLLAPYNDWKAVEKWAQTHGDELAAIIVEPVAGNMGTILPDADFLSRLRAITRKTKSLLIFDEVITGFRLSEGGAQKVYGIEPDLTCFGKIIGGGLPVGAVGGRCEVMDALAPAGPVYQAGTLSGNPLAMAAGWATLDFLQKNDLWFQLNEKANGFTDRLKRWIQTKELPLCINQIGSMFTIFFTKGPVGNFSEASETDTQKYSQFFNALLEKGVYFPPSAYETVFLSTAMTQADLEFAFEAITQSLEEIY
- the ahbC gene encoding 12,18-didecarboxysiroheme deacetylase, with the translated sequence MIGISKLYCGTVEPSDPLRYGRKSKKLPAHLLQFSLDKKPIVVWNVTRRCNLHCIHCYSQSQDIDYPGEMTTEQGKAFIDDLADFGVPVLLFSGGEPFRRKDIFELVAYSIGKGIRTVFSTNGTLITREVAQRLKTLGVSYVGISLDGMKETNDRFRGMKGAFDLAMEGIKNCQEAGVKVGLRFTMNGINVQDLPQIFDLIEERKITRACFYHLVYTGRGTKMVKDDLTHEETRKAVDYIMDRTRQMHEKGFPAEILTVDNHADGPYLYLRLLKEDPERAAHVLELLKMNGGNSSGVGVASVSWDGSVYPDQFWRDKVLGNVLERPFSEIWTDMSNEFLKKLKTKKEYVTGRCARCQWLDICGGNLRVRAEAITGDIWAPDPACYLTDEEIGLKTTPGKQAAAGA
- the cobA gene encoding uroporphyrinogen-III C-methyltransferase; this translates as MGKVYLVGAGPGDPGLITQKGLKILRKADVVIYDNLVNPELLRESPQESEKIYVGKKAGKHTLRQEKINQLLVEKARENAMVVRLKGGDPYVFGRGAEEALALEESGIPFEVVPGVTAGVAALGYAGIPATVRGFDSSLTFVTGHEDPTKRDSDINWASLAQEKSTLVFYMGVGHLPEIVEQLLKNGKPPETPAALVRRGTLPDQRVVEGTLKTIVEKVREAKMTPPALIVVGEVIRLRSKLAWFERLPLAGTRIVVTRARHQASALGNRLRENGAEVHLLPTIRISDPDSWLPVDQVFQKEKKPDWLVFTSENGVRQWMKRLFANGMDVRWLGPVKIASMGSGTSAALKEFGLVPDLEPKTFVAEGLVDAFRSIHLKDQTVVLARAAEARDVLPQELKKMGAAVAEVTVYRTLVDEQSRVRARELFREKQNFPDWITFTSSSTVKNFVRLVGEERIPEISRTVKVASIGPITTQTAQKFGFRVTVEPEQFTIRNLVEALVAYEKKH